Part of the Oncorhynchus mykiss isolate Arlee chromosome 12, USDA_OmykA_1.1, whole genome shotgun sequence genome, AACAATGCCTGCAATGTGGAAAGTCTCGCGCTCCCCTTCCTCAAAGAAAGTAATACAAATGAACTGGGCCTACAgaagcagagagatggagaagagtaGAGTGCGATCGATGAGAATGGGAGACTAGTTCTTCTGTACAGGTGCATAAATTAGAAACAACATCTGGTGGTTACACACAGCTTCTCATTAGAACAATCAACAGCTAGGAAAAATGTCAGAGACAAGATCTTGTTTTTCTGCTCCTAGTATTGTATTATTTTATCTGCTAAGTGAATGCAGATGTCTCGAGTTTCTCTTGAGTTTTGCTGTTAGTGCAGCAAGTTGATGTTATAGTCAGACGATGTCACAAAGGAGGGAAGGACCAACCGGAGCTGAGAGATAAACACATTGCATTGTTTTCTTTTTAAAGCTACTGCAGATTCCaatatgttgtttttctatttcaaacaaaaaagttttaaaaagttcCTAAATTATTCAGCATGTCAGTTTTTTTTGCAATATCACATTTTTCGGAAAAACTCAAATCATGTTTCAAGTAACCGTTTAAAATGGTTGGCGAGAGAAAGCGTCGGgatattttctctctccctttttaatGATGAGGTCATTAAAAGTCATGCACGATGCAAAGAACCTCATGCAGTAGTTTATGGTTAACCATCCAAGCACTTTTTATTTGTTAAGTCATAAATACACACAGCAGCTTCACCATAGGGTGTCTGGTTCCTCTTCAGGTTTTGAATGTGGGGTATTTATAAGGAGATCATTTTGCatgagaacaggaagagagatcTGCCACATCTACCTAATGCTTACCTGCTAAAGGAAAAAATTAGTTGTGTAGAACTGATTATCAACatttgagatatatatatatatatatatataatctctcGCTCACTTAGCGCTGTGCACTCATCCACTTGCACTTTCCCCAATCGCTCCCGCTCTCCTTTTTTATGGTTGTACACAAATGTAACAAAGGTGACAGACCTGAAATTACAATCACCAAAAAACAAACCCCAAAAGATCCTGCTGCCCGCCCGTCACTGGCAGTGGCAGCACAGAGGACAAAGTCTGCGTGGTGCTGGGATATCATCaaagaggaggtggtggaggctCCTTAGAGCTCCTAGAGCTGCTGTTGTAACCGCCAGTACCGCTCTCCCTGAGGTTGAGGTTCTCCAGGGCCACGTCTAAAGGCATGATATCCACGCAGCCCATGGCCCCAAAGCTGGCAAAGTCTCGCCGCTCGTCCTCGTCCGAAGAGGAGCTCTCCTCGCGCATCAGCGTGCTCAACAGCAGCTCCTGGACAAACAGGCTGCGGTCGGCGCGCTCACCCTCCAGCGCCTGCCGCTCCGCCTCCGACATCTTGGGCTCATTCAAACtgtaggaggacagagaggaggatacCTGGTTAACACAGACCAGAGGGACTACATGAAGGAAATGGGAGAGACGGTTCAAGGTAGTGGGAGAAAATACCTGGGTAGGCCTGTGGATGCTGAGAACAGATTGAGGTGGGAGACACCATGTAAAGGGGGTTGGGAGACACCATGTAAAGGGGGTTGGGAGACACCATGTAAAGGGGGTTGGGAGACACCATGTAAAGGGGGTTGGGAGTAgaggctgattaattagggccgatttcaagttttcataaattcggtaatctgtatttttggacaccgattatggccgattacattgcattccgCGAGGAAAATGCGTGGCAGGCTTGACcacctgttacacgagtgcagcaaggagccaaggtaagttgctagctggcattaaacgtatcttataaaaaacaatcaatcttcacataatcactagttaactacacatggttgatgatattaccaggttgactagcttgtcctgcgttgcatataatcaatgcggtgcctgttactTTATTATGGAATCACAACCTatttcgccaaacgggggatgatttaacgaaagcgcattcgcaaaaaaaaaatcacaatcgttgcacaaatgtacctaaccataaacatcaacacctttcttaaaatcaatacacacaagtattactttttttaaacctgcatatttagttaaaataaattcatgttagcaggcaatattaactagagaaatcacttctcttgcgttcattgcacacagtcagggtatatgcaacagtttgggcagcctggctcgtttcgaactaatttgccagaattttacataattatgacataacattgaaggttgtgcaatgtaacagcaatatttagacttagggatgccacccgttagataaaatatggaacggttccgtatttcactgaaagaataaacttattgttttcaaaattatactttccagatttgaccatattaatgaccaatggctcgtatttctgtgtttattataattaagtctatgatttgatagagcagtctgactgagaggtggtaggcagcagcaggatcgtaagcattcattcaaacttgactgcgtttgccagcagctcttagcaatgttTGCTTCACAGCGTGATGCCTATCAACTCAAGCTTAACAACttctgagattaggctggcaatactaaagtgcctattagaacatccaatagtcaaaggtatattaaataaaaatggtagagagagaaatagttgacgcgtcataataactacaacttaaaacttcttaacggggaatattgaaccaccagctttcatatgttctcatgagCAAGGAACTTCATTttgtttttacatggcacatattgcacttctactttcttctccaacactgtgtttttgcattatttaaaccaaattaagcatgttttattatttatttgagacaaaatagattttatttatgtattatattaagttaaaataagtgttcattgatgtattgttgtaattgtcattattacacaaacacacagtccgaTTAAAATCGGTATCAccttttggtcctccaataattggtatcggcggtgaaaaatcataatcagtggACCTCTAGTTGAGGTAAGGGTGTTGGGAGACGACACCGCGTAAGGGGGCTTGGGAGACGACACCGCTGTCATGACGTTCTGTtggtgaggtttatgacccccataaatacctttcccacttttctctctctatagatTTGACTCTTGGAAAGACTTAACATAGAGAGAGTATagtaacatcaaaaggttgggaacggaacaatatttctgtaatccaaccagttgaatgTATCTGTTGGTACTTAAataatatgatgtcagatcagttgttgtctgAAACATTATTACTGACGATaggacgacataaactgtatcttggaaagtctacacattctagttatcggattcacatggaattgttgtgcaatttaaaatgtttaaatatgaaactatttgtgaaaatattaaatgtaattttagcttctaaaagtaaactctgctcactcagtggcccccGCCCAattgaacagacattggttgtgAACTAggaaacacgcccttctctccACCACTACAAAAGCCCATTGACGAGAGTCAACCTGGTGTTCCCGATGACGTGAGGTCCATACATTTAAAAGGGCTAatatcaactacagaactaagccaacctcagcgtgagctctgGTTGCGAATAGTTGAAAGACTACAACCTAACGAAATTATCATTGTGTTCCCGATGACGTGAGGACTGATGTCCATACGTTTAGAAGAGCGAATTTCAACGTGGAAGTGACGATCGACACGCTGGAAGGATGAATTTTGACtacaccagccagaatatagcatgagttgagtatggcaacttggtatgaacattgaactcttattcactaaagaagtgatacatcctagaCGTTGTGTTATCAGCagcagctgtaaacgtgggctaggaaaggacggacaaTCTCTTCAGAATGACAGGGTACTACAACAGATCCATTCTACCACACAACgatgttactacaacgtatccgttCTACCACAATACATATTCTTCCAAGGACAAGGGATATCTCAGCTGGGCAACccagccttccatctaccactaATCTATCGAAGCGCAGcgcagagtaaatatttattttattttccttttccaaatgggcagcAATTTAGAATGCAttagattctgtatttacgatagcatagcttcaTGAGGTCCTATAGAGACCCAATCCGTTTCTCAGTCTTCTCGCGCTTTCATTCAAACTCAagcccctttctttgtgtaaccagccgtcatatcggctccgtccgctagggacgttttcttgtatgacataattagtaatcaatgtatgatccatcctgtgtatatgtaattctgtgtgattatttaggtatttagtaaataaataattaaaccaaattttctactgctgattcaacttgttagccacgGTTTGTGACgataaccaagaattttacgATGTTCAGATgtgactgctattgatataaaagattcccaggtctttaagagtttattcgggagacaacagctctataaatattattccGTGGTGCCCAGAtttcctagttaaatacatttacatgattagtttaatcagataatattaattacagagaaattattttataaaatataatgtcatatcacttaatctggcatagcAAAGACACGACACCGAGTAGGTGTCAACCCACGACACTGCGGGGGGGTGGGAGATGACCCCCTACGACACCACGTAGGGGGGAGAAACAGGAGGATAAGGGAGGCCATGCCACAGGGAGTTGATAGGAACAACTTGGGTCCTGGGAGCTGTAACAATGTAGTAGAAGTCCAGAAGTCTGCAGAACATTGATCCATTTTTAAAAACACTAAGTAGAAGGCTCTGTCCACGAGTAGACAACTCACCGTGTGAGCAGGAACTGGGAGCTGTGGGAGGCCATGGGATTGCTCTCGGCCACGCCAACCGAGTTGGCGCTGGGAGGTGGGATGGTGGCACTGATGTTGCCGCCGGGGTTAGAGCGTCGTGTGGCGTTCCTGGCCGTCTCCAGCTGCTGGCGGGCCGCCTGGGCCTGCTGGCGCTCCAGCTGCAGCTGCATCTGTAGCTGCTGCAGCTGAGACGCAGACGGGCCCGACGAGTTGAGCTGGCCACCCGCCGAGCGCCGCACGCCCGACAGTTGAGACAATAGCTCTGTGGGGAGGGGAGATGAATGATTTTGAGATCATTTTGGTGACAGTCAAATGAACATTCTCCATTATAGACACGCTGTTGGGAGACACCACACTACTGTAGGGGTGTCACAGTGCTTTGGACAAGAGACATTACACAGTGGTTATACTTCATTGGAGACAGGAGCCATTCAGTCTCATGGAGAGAGAATTTTACTTATTTTATGTCAAATGACTCCATGAGTAACCAAGTACATAGGAGCCACAAGAGGGGAGAAACTATAGAATCTCTAACCATTTCTATGAGGAAGACCCTGTTTGCAGTtatactgacagacagactggtcAGACCAGGTGTACTGCTCACCTGCTATAGGGTCCATGGCTTCCCTGTTACTGGGGGAGTAAGAGGAACTATGTGAGGAAGAGAGCCCCCCAGTGGAGCTGCTAGTAAAGTGCATGTTGGTCCTGCGTGCCCTAGGACCGCCCAGCCCACGACCGTGGTGGAACATCCGACGCACGTGCCGGACGCCACTGGACTCATCGTAAAACACAGTGGGTTAAGGAGTACAGACCAAGGGGCTCGCAAGTAACTGGAATAGTCACATCCACAGACGTGTATAGTTGTCGCATCCACAAAGGTAGGTAGGCA contains:
- the LOC110537047 gene encoding E3 ubiquitin-protein ligase KCMF1 isoform X1, translating into MSRHEGVSCDACLKGNFRGRRYKCLICYDYDLCASCYESGATTTRHTSEHAMQCILTRVDFDLYYGGEAFSVEQPQSFSCPYCGKMGYTETSLQEHVTSDHAETSTEVICPICAALPGGDPNHVTDDFAAHLTLEHRAPRDLDESSGVRHVRRMFHHGRGLGGPRARRTNMHFTSSSTGGLSSSHSSSYSPSNREAMDPIAELLSQLSGVRRSAGGQLNSSGPSASQLQQLQMQLQLERQQAQAARQQLETARNATRRSNPGGNISATIPPPSANSVGVAESNPMASHSSQFLLTRLNEPKMSEAERQALEGERADRSLFVQELLLSTLMREESSSSDEDERRDFASFGAMGCVDIMPLDVALENLNLRESGTGGYNSSSRSSKEPPPPPL
- the LOC110537047 gene encoding E3 ubiquitin-protein ligase KCMF1 isoform X2, whose product is MQCILTRVDFDLYYGGEAFSVEQPQSFSCPYCGKMGYTETSLQEHVTSDHAETSTEVICPICAALPGGDPNHVTDDFAAHLTLEHRAPRDLDESSGVRHVRRMFHHGRGLGGPRARRTNMHFTSSSTGGLSSSHSSSYSPSNREAMDPIAELLSQLSGVRRSAGGQLNSSGPSASQLQQLQMQLQLERQQAQAARQQLETARNATRRSNPGGNISATIPPPSANSVGVAESNPMASHSSQFLLTRLNEPKMSEAERQALEGERADRSLFVQELLLSTLMREESSSSDEDERRDFASFGAMGCVDIMPLDVALENLNLRESGTGGYNSSSRSSKEPPPPPL